From Bombus huntii isolate Logan2020A chromosome 4, iyBomHunt1.1, whole genome shotgun sequence, one genomic window encodes:
- the LOC126865211 gene encoding mediator of RNA polymerase II transcription subunit 15 isoform X1, whose protein sequence is MATDENSWRTQSFRQSVIAKIDEAVQMSGMPTAKNSIEMENHVFQKAKTKEEYLGFVARLILHVRELNSKKGTGGNAPGTGGSGNQGMPDPIGALQTLARQGTGNNQMMNMNGPGSNPQGIIPQPPTNTATNLLQSLNQRPGQPMAMQGMQSKIPGMGMMPTQTSGPMNHMGPIQTMQTNSMLTQMNSMGQGNIPQQMTQMVPNQMAQITTGQMQQNMQTQMQNQLSNQIGNQISGSLNGIQTTMPQQMNQITPGQIGPSQMQQQLSHMQRKQGEMINAGFPGPRNVTPNQFLGQSPSPSAPSPAGLGAPSSNQMVASPALVPSPSPQHPMMAGPQRSVGMAPSPSSSLNTPGGVGATPSPQQEDQAYRDKVRQLSKYVEPLRRMIAKMGNEGNVDKLSKMKKLLEILSNPSKRMPLDTLLKCEVVLEKLDFKRNDASVGPPVTTLKEHHFFSPLLEAVSTHLQSPVVNHTLQRTFGPCLEALFGPEIKNLPQPLKKQKIEESPNEIPDVLQGEIARLDQRFKVSLDPAQQTGSKCIQLICWLDDRHLPCVPPVSVTVPADYPLTPPRCVMAPHEYATTFLCAVQKALNARITKLPRRFSVSQLLDTWEMSVRQASAPSQIPVTASTVLMGL, encoded by the exons atggCAACTGATGAGAATTCTTGGAGAACACAAAGTTTCCGACAAAGTGTAATAGCAAAAAT aGATGAAGCTGTGCAAATGTCTGGAATGCCTACTGCAAAAAACAGTATTGAAATGGAAAATCATGTTTTCCAAAAAGCAAAAACTAAG gAAGAATATCTAGGTTTTGTGGCCAGATTAATTCTACATGTCAGAGaattaa ATTCGAAAAAGGGCACAGGAGGTAATGCACCAGGTACAGGTGGTTCTGGAAATCAGGGTATGCCTGATCCAATTGGGGCATTACAAACATTGGCACGTCAAGGAACTGGAAACAATCAAATGATGAATATGAATGGACCAGGATCTAATCCTCAAGGAATAATCCCACAACCACCAACAAATACTGCTACCAATT TATTACAAAGCTTAAATCAGCGCCCTGGACAACCTATGGCCATGCAAGGTATGCAAAGTAAAATACCAGGAATGGGTATGATGCCTACTCAAACCAGCGGTCCAATGAATCATATGGGTCCAATTCAAACCATGCAAACCAACTCAATGTTAACGCAAATGAATTCAATGGGTCAAGGAAATATACCTCAGCAAATGACTCAAATGGTTCCCAACCAAATGGCACAAATTACAACAGGTCAAATGCAACAAAAcatgcaa ACCCAAATGCAAAATCAACTATCCAATCAAATAGGAAATCAAATTAGTGGTTCTCTAAATGGCATTCAAACAACAATGCCACAGCAAATGAATCAAATTACTCCAGGGCAAATAGGTCCTAGTCAAATGCAGCAACAATTAAGTCATATGCAAAGGAAG CAAGGAGAAATGATAAATGCCGGTTTCCCTGGCCCTCGAAATGTTACACCAAATCAATTTCTGGGTCAGAGTCCATCACCATCTGCTCCAAGTCCTGCTGGTTTAGGTGCACCATCAAG cAATCAAATGGTTGCATCACCAGCATTAGTTCCTTCACCTAGTCCACAACATCCTATGATGGCAGGACCACAACGATCTGTTG gCATGGCACCATCTCCTAGCAGTTCTTTAAATACTCCAGGAGGGGTAGGAGCTACCCCAAGTCCACAACAAGAAGATCAAGCATATAGGGATAAAGTTAGACAATTAAGTAAATATGTAGAACCTTTACGAAGAATGATTGCTAAAATGGGAAATGAAGGAA ATGTTGATAAACTAAGCAAAATGAAGAaacttttagaaattttatcaaatccTAGCAAACGAATGCCTTTAGATACTTTACTAAAATGTGAGGTAGTTCTTGAAAAATTAGATTTTAAACGAAATGATGCTAGTGTTGGGCCTCCAGTTACGACTTTAAAGGAACATCATTTCTTCAGTCCACTTTTAGAAGCAGTAAGCACTCATCTCCAAAGTCCAGTTGTAAATCATACACTACAACGTACTTTTGGTCCGTGTCTAGAAGCTTTATTTGGTCCAGAGATAAA AAATTTACCACAAccattaaaaaaacaaaagataGAAGAGTCTCCTAATGAAATACCAGACGTACTACAAGGAGAAATAGCTCGATTAGATCAACGGTTTAAG GTCAGTCTTGATCCTGCACAACAAACTGGATCAAAATGTATTCAATTAATATGCTGGCTGGATGATCGTCATCTTCCATGTGTTCCTCCTGTATCAGTAACTGTTCCCGCCGATTATCCTTTAACGCCACCACGTTGCGTAATGGCACCCCATGAATATGCCACAACATTTCTTTGTGCAGTTCAGAAAGCTTTAAATGCGCGCATAACGAAACTTCCTCGACGTTTTTCTGTGTCTCAATTATTAGATACTTGGGAAATGAGTGTAAGACAAGCTAGCGCGCCTTCACAAATTCCCGTTACTGCCAGTACTGTACTAATGGGTTTGTAA
- the LOC126865211 gene encoding mediator of RNA polymerase II transcription subunit 15 isoform X4 has protein sequence MYSSGKDNLLQSLNQRPGQPMAMQGMQSKIPGMGMMPTQTSGPMNHMGPIQTMQTNSMLTQMNSMGQGNIPQQMTQMVPNQMAQITTGQMQQNMQTQMQNQLSNQIGNQISGSLNGIQTTMPQQMNQITPGQIGPSQMQQQLSHMQRKQGEMINAGFPGPRNVTPNQFLGQSPSPSAPSPAGLGAPSSNQMVASPALVPSPSPQHPMMAGPQRSVGMAPSPSSSLNTPGGVGATPSPQQEDQAYRDKVRQLSKYVEPLRRMIAKMGNEGNVDKLSKMKKLLEILSNPSKRMPLDTLLKCEVVLEKLDFKRNDASVGPPVTTLKEHHFFSPLLEAVSTHLQSPVVNHTLQRTFGPCLEALFGPEIKNLPQPLKKQKIEESPNEIPDVLQGEIARLDQRFKVSLDPAQQTGSKCIQLICWLDDRHLPCVPPVSVTVPADYPLTPPRCVMAPHEYATTFLCAVQKALNARITKLPRRFSVSQLLDTWEMSVRQASAPSQIPVTASTVLMGL, from the exons ATGTATTCTAGTGGAAAGGACAATT TATTACAAAGCTTAAATCAGCGCCCTGGACAACCTATGGCCATGCAAGGTATGCAAAGTAAAATACCAGGAATGGGTATGATGCCTACTCAAACCAGCGGTCCAATGAATCATATGGGTCCAATTCAAACCATGCAAACCAACTCAATGTTAACGCAAATGAATTCAATGGGTCAAGGAAATATACCTCAGCAAATGACTCAAATGGTTCCCAACCAAATGGCACAAATTACAACAGGTCAAATGCAACAAAAcatgcaa ACCCAAATGCAAAATCAACTATCCAATCAAATAGGAAATCAAATTAGTGGTTCTCTAAATGGCATTCAAACAACAATGCCACAGCAAATGAATCAAATTACTCCAGGGCAAATAGGTCCTAGTCAAATGCAGCAACAATTAAGTCATATGCAAAGGAAG CAAGGAGAAATGATAAATGCCGGTTTCCCTGGCCCTCGAAATGTTACACCAAATCAATTTCTGGGTCAGAGTCCATCACCATCTGCTCCAAGTCCTGCTGGTTTAGGTGCACCATCAAG cAATCAAATGGTTGCATCACCAGCATTAGTTCCTTCACCTAGTCCACAACATCCTATGATGGCAGGACCACAACGATCTGTTG gCATGGCACCATCTCCTAGCAGTTCTTTAAATACTCCAGGAGGGGTAGGAGCTACCCCAAGTCCACAACAAGAAGATCAAGCATATAGGGATAAAGTTAGACAATTAAGTAAATATGTAGAACCTTTACGAAGAATGATTGCTAAAATGGGAAATGAAGGAA ATGTTGATAAACTAAGCAAAATGAAGAaacttttagaaattttatcaaatccTAGCAAACGAATGCCTTTAGATACTTTACTAAAATGTGAGGTAGTTCTTGAAAAATTAGATTTTAAACGAAATGATGCTAGTGTTGGGCCTCCAGTTACGACTTTAAAGGAACATCATTTCTTCAGTCCACTTTTAGAAGCAGTAAGCACTCATCTCCAAAGTCCAGTTGTAAATCATACACTACAACGTACTTTTGGTCCGTGTCTAGAAGCTTTATTTGGTCCAGAGATAAA AAATTTACCACAAccattaaaaaaacaaaagataGAAGAGTCTCCTAATGAAATACCAGACGTACTACAAGGAGAAATAGCTCGATTAGATCAACGGTTTAAG GTCAGTCTTGATCCTGCACAACAAACTGGATCAAAATGTATTCAATTAATATGCTGGCTGGATGATCGTCATCTTCCATGTGTTCCTCCTGTATCAGTAACTGTTCCCGCCGATTATCCTTTAACGCCACCACGTTGCGTAATGGCACCCCATGAATATGCCACAACATTTCTTTGTGCAGTTCAGAAAGCTTTAAATGCGCGCATAACGAAACTTCCTCGACGTTTTTCTGTGTCTCAATTATTAGATACTTGGGAAATGAGTGTAAGACAAGCTAGCGCGCCTTCACAAATTCCCGTTACTGCCAGTACTGTACTAATGGGTTTGTAA
- the LOC126865211 gene encoding mediator of RNA polymerase II transcription subunit 15 isoform X2, producing MEYSWCQYHENLLLIDSLSDVRIATALFRFYSVSPGLRYIIVLQSLNQRPGQPMAMQGMQSKIPGMGMMPTQTSGPMNHMGPIQTMQTNSMLTQMNSMGQGNIPQQMTQMVPNQMAQITTGQMQQNMQTQMQNQLSNQIGNQISGSLNGIQTTMPQQMNQITPGQIGPSQMQQQLSHMQRKQGEMINAGFPGPRNVTPNQFLGQSPSPSAPSPAGLGAPSSNQMVASPALVPSPSPQHPMMAGPQRSVGMAPSPSSSLNTPGGVGATPSPQQEDQAYRDKVRQLSKYVEPLRRMIAKMGNEGNVDKLSKMKKLLEILSNPSKRMPLDTLLKCEVVLEKLDFKRNDASVGPPVTTLKEHHFFSPLLEAVSTHLQSPVVNHTLQRTFGPCLEALFGPEIKNLPQPLKKQKIEESPNEIPDVLQGEIARLDQRFKVSLDPAQQTGSKCIQLICWLDDRHLPCVPPVSVTVPADYPLTPPRCVMAPHEYATTFLCAVQKALNARITKLPRRFSVSQLLDTWEMSVRQASAPSQIPVTASTVLMGL from the exons ATGGAATATTCTTGGTGTCAGTATCACGAAAATCTTCTACTAATTGATTCATTAAGCGACGTACGTATTGCAACTGCgttatttcgtttttattctgTTTCTCCTGGTTTGCGCTATATAATAG TATTACAAAGCTTAAATCAGCGCCCTGGACAACCTATGGCCATGCAAGGTATGCAAAGTAAAATACCAGGAATGGGTATGATGCCTACTCAAACCAGCGGTCCAATGAATCATATGGGTCCAATTCAAACCATGCAAACCAACTCAATGTTAACGCAAATGAATTCAATGGGTCAAGGAAATATACCTCAGCAAATGACTCAAATGGTTCCCAACCAAATGGCACAAATTACAACAGGTCAAATGCAACAAAAcatgcaa ACCCAAATGCAAAATCAACTATCCAATCAAATAGGAAATCAAATTAGTGGTTCTCTAAATGGCATTCAAACAACAATGCCACAGCAAATGAATCAAATTACTCCAGGGCAAATAGGTCCTAGTCAAATGCAGCAACAATTAAGTCATATGCAAAGGAAG CAAGGAGAAATGATAAATGCCGGTTTCCCTGGCCCTCGAAATGTTACACCAAATCAATTTCTGGGTCAGAGTCCATCACCATCTGCTCCAAGTCCTGCTGGTTTAGGTGCACCATCAAG cAATCAAATGGTTGCATCACCAGCATTAGTTCCTTCACCTAGTCCACAACATCCTATGATGGCAGGACCACAACGATCTGTTG gCATGGCACCATCTCCTAGCAGTTCTTTAAATACTCCAGGAGGGGTAGGAGCTACCCCAAGTCCACAACAAGAAGATCAAGCATATAGGGATAAAGTTAGACAATTAAGTAAATATGTAGAACCTTTACGAAGAATGATTGCTAAAATGGGAAATGAAGGAA ATGTTGATAAACTAAGCAAAATGAAGAaacttttagaaattttatcaaatccTAGCAAACGAATGCCTTTAGATACTTTACTAAAATGTGAGGTAGTTCTTGAAAAATTAGATTTTAAACGAAATGATGCTAGTGTTGGGCCTCCAGTTACGACTTTAAAGGAACATCATTTCTTCAGTCCACTTTTAGAAGCAGTAAGCACTCATCTCCAAAGTCCAGTTGTAAATCATACACTACAACGTACTTTTGGTCCGTGTCTAGAAGCTTTATTTGGTCCAGAGATAAA AAATTTACCACAAccattaaaaaaacaaaagataGAAGAGTCTCCTAATGAAATACCAGACGTACTACAAGGAGAAATAGCTCGATTAGATCAACGGTTTAAG GTCAGTCTTGATCCTGCACAACAAACTGGATCAAAATGTATTCAATTAATATGCTGGCTGGATGATCGTCATCTTCCATGTGTTCCTCCTGTATCAGTAACTGTTCCCGCCGATTATCCTTTAACGCCACCACGTTGCGTAATGGCACCCCATGAATATGCCACAACATTTCTTTGTGCAGTTCAGAAAGCTTTAAATGCGCGCATAACGAAACTTCCTCGACGTTTTTCTGTGTCTCAATTATTAGATACTTGGGAAATGAGTGTAAGACAAGCTAGCGCGCCTTCACAAATTCCCGTTACTGCCAGTACTGTACTAATGGGTTTGTAA
- the LOC126865211 gene encoding mediator of RNA polymerase II transcription subunit 15 isoform X3, producing the protein MSLDSQLSRRSSIEDPTSFSTLLQSLNQRPGQPMAMQGMQSKIPGMGMMPTQTSGPMNHMGPIQTMQTNSMLTQMNSMGQGNIPQQMTQMVPNQMAQITTGQMQQNMQTQMQNQLSNQIGNQISGSLNGIQTTMPQQMNQITPGQIGPSQMQQQLSHMQRKQGEMINAGFPGPRNVTPNQFLGQSPSPSAPSPAGLGAPSSNQMVASPALVPSPSPQHPMMAGPQRSVGMAPSPSSSLNTPGGVGATPSPQQEDQAYRDKVRQLSKYVEPLRRMIAKMGNEGNVDKLSKMKKLLEILSNPSKRMPLDTLLKCEVVLEKLDFKRNDASVGPPVTTLKEHHFFSPLLEAVSTHLQSPVVNHTLQRTFGPCLEALFGPEIKNLPQPLKKQKIEESPNEIPDVLQGEIARLDQRFKVSLDPAQQTGSKCIQLICWLDDRHLPCVPPVSVTVPADYPLTPPRCVMAPHEYATTFLCAVQKALNARITKLPRRFSVSQLLDTWEMSVRQASAPSQIPVTASTVLMGL; encoded by the exons ATGAGTCTAGACAGCCAGCTTTCGAGAAGGAGTTCGATAGAAGATCCAACTAGTTTCAGCACCT TATTACAAAGCTTAAATCAGCGCCCTGGACAACCTATGGCCATGCAAGGTATGCAAAGTAAAATACCAGGAATGGGTATGATGCCTACTCAAACCAGCGGTCCAATGAATCATATGGGTCCAATTCAAACCATGCAAACCAACTCAATGTTAACGCAAATGAATTCAATGGGTCAAGGAAATATACCTCAGCAAATGACTCAAATGGTTCCCAACCAAATGGCACAAATTACAACAGGTCAAATGCAACAAAAcatgcaa ACCCAAATGCAAAATCAACTATCCAATCAAATAGGAAATCAAATTAGTGGTTCTCTAAATGGCATTCAAACAACAATGCCACAGCAAATGAATCAAATTACTCCAGGGCAAATAGGTCCTAGTCAAATGCAGCAACAATTAAGTCATATGCAAAGGAAG CAAGGAGAAATGATAAATGCCGGTTTCCCTGGCCCTCGAAATGTTACACCAAATCAATTTCTGGGTCAGAGTCCATCACCATCTGCTCCAAGTCCTGCTGGTTTAGGTGCACCATCAAG cAATCAAATGGTTGCATCACCAGCATTAGTTCCTTCACCTAGTCCACAACATCCTATGATGGCAGGACCACAACGATCTGTTG gCATGGCACCATCTCCTAGCAGTTCTTTAAATACTCCAGGAGGGGTAGGAGCTACCCCAAGTCCACAACAAGAAGATCAAGCATATAGGGATAAAGTTAGACAATTAAGTAAATATGTAGAACCTTTACGAAGAATGATTGCTAAAATGGGAAATGAAGGAA ATGTTGATAAACTAAGCAAAATGAAGAaacttttagaaattttatcaaatccTAGCAAACGAATGCCTTTAGATACTTTACTAAAATGTGAGGTAGTTCTTGAAAAATTAGATTTTAAACGAAATGATGCTAGTGTTGGGCCTCCAGTTACGACTTTAAAGGAACATCATTTCTTCAGTCCACTTTTAGAAGCAGTAAGCACTCATCTCCAAAGTCCAGTTGTAAATCATACACTACAACGTACTTTTGGTCCGTGTCTAGAAGCTTTATTTGGTCCAGAGATAAA AAATTTACCACAAccattaaaaaaacaaaagataGAAGAGTCTCCTAATGAAATACCAGACGTACTACAAGGAGAAATAGCTCGATTAGATCAACGGTTTAAG GTCAGTCTTGATCCTGCACAACAAACTGGATCAAAATGTATTCAATTAATATGCTGGCTGGATGATCGTCATCTTCCATGTGTTCCTCCTGTATCAGTAACTGTTCCCGCCGATTATCCTTTAACGCCACCACGTTGCGTAATGGCACCCCATGAATATGCCACAACATTTCTTTGTGCAGTTCAGAAAGCTTTAAATGCGCGCATAACGAAACTTCCTCGACGTTTTTCTGTGTCTCAATTATTAGATACTTGGGAAATGAGTGTAAGACAAGCTAGCGCGCCTTCACAAATTCCCGTTACTGCCAGTACTGTACTAATGGGTTTGTAA
- the LOC126865214 gene encoding uncharacterized protein LOC126865214 isoform X1: MSKLTNMYYSQYDSSIESETAYDSDNSDVRKLLRTSPSHAKFYEYIDRRNDEEVLHEKWKYKLREQTTLAKEIKEQCGMAVNLTDNRVCYFYKPVVQHIPGMKFKITFDYVKLLRKWYISLGHSRLPHEITLNDKVKDGTYDPISRRILKMIYEIKDLLDTFIQKLEYICTMVDNMKEVYKDIEFQVNESLTKIKIILKEKSWPKGIQKTSTKDIIILDIVLDNNFKADNLSYEYEHNKDTSAQQKRMCIFKLEEKIKIFFDLPLVEAFNVFME; encoded by the coding sequence ATGTCAAAATTAACTAACATGTATTATTCACAATATGATAGTTCCATAGAAAGTGAAACTGCTTATGATTCTGACAACTCAGATGTACGTAAATTGTTAAGAACATCACCATCTCATGctaaattttatgaatatattgatCGTAGAAATGATGAAGAAGTTTTACATGAAAAGTGGAAGTATAAATTACGTGAACAAACAACCCTTGCAAAAGAGATCAAAGAACAATGTGGTATGGCAGTTAACCTAACAGATAATCGAGtatgttatttttataaacctGTTGTGCAGCATATACCGGgcatgaaatttaaaataacatttgATTATGTTAAACTATTGCGCAAATGGTATATTAGTTTGGGCCACAGTCGTTTGCCCCATGAGATTACACTTAATGACAAAGTAAAAGATGGTACTTATGATCCTATTTCCAGAAGAATTCTCAAAAtgatatatgaaataaaagatttgTTGGATacttttatacaaaaattggaatatatatgtacaatgGTTGACAATATGAAAGAAGTTTACAAAGACATAGAATTTCAAGTAAATGAATCTTTAAccaaaatcaaaataatactGAAAGAAAAAAGCTGGCCTAAAGGTATACAAAAGACAAGTAcaaaagatattattattctagACATAGTACTAGATAATAACTTTAAAGCTGATAATCTTTCATACGAGTATGAACACAATAAGGATACATCAGCACAACAAAAAAGAATGTGCATAtttaaattagaagaaaagataaaaatattttttgatctTCCTTTAGTAGAAGCATTTAATGTATTtatggaataa
- the LOC126865214 gene encoding uncharacterized protein LOC126865214 isoform X2 encodes MILTTQINDEEVLHEKWKYKLREQTTLAKEIKEQCGMAVNLTDNRVCYFYKPVVQHIPGMKFKITFDYVKLLRKWYISLGHSRLPHEITLNDKVKDGTYDPISRRILKMIYEIKDLLDTFIQKLEYICTMVDNMKEVYKDIEFQVNESLTKIKIILKEKSWPKGIQKTSTKDIIILDIVLDNNFKADNLSYEYEHNKDTSAQQKRMCIFKLEEKIKIFFDLPLVEAFNVFME; translated from the exons ATGATTCTGACAACTCAGAT AAATGATGAAGAAGTTTTACATGAAAAGTGGAAGTATAAATTACGTGAACAAACAACCCTTGCAAAAGAGATCAAAGAACAATGTGGTATGGCAGTTAACCTAACAGATAATCGAGtatgttatttttataaacctGTTGTGCAGCATATACCGGgcatgaaatttaaaataacatttgATTATGTTAAACTATTGCGCAAATGGTATATTAGTTTGGGCCACAGTCGTTTGCCCCATGAGATTACACTTAATGACAAAGTAAAAGATGGTACTTATGATCCTATTTCCAGAAGAATTCTCAAAAtgatatatgaaataaaagatttgTTGGATacttttatacaaaaattggaatatatatgtacaatgGTTGACAATATGAAAGAAGTTTACAAAGACATAGAATTTCAAGTAAATGAATCTTTAAccaaaatcaaaataatactGAAAGAAAAAAGCTGGCCTAAAGGTATACAAAAGACAAGTAcaaaagatattattattctagACATAGTACTAGATAATAACTTTAAAGCTGATAATCTTTCATACGAGTATGAACACAATAAGGATACATCAGCACAACAAAAAAGAATGTGCATAtttaaattagaagaaaagataaaaatattttttgatctTCCTTTAGTAGAAGCATTTAATGTATTtatggaataa